From a single Halodesulfovibrio marinisediminis DSM 17456 genomic region:
- the hflX gene encoding GTPase HflX codes for MKSLQRLFARRYPVKEGYTSEQAHELAALSRSVGRQIALLIDRQGKPQMVLVGDTGAIYIPELPRARSSSDRLRGLRLVHTHLQDTLLSQEDLMDMLFLRLDSVSVLTVDGMGAPVSFQSAHILPVPSADGTSYNVHDATSWDKVDIDFESQTEALEEELARTAESARKHAGAEHAVLVSVSTQPKEVQESYLNELADLADTAGVSVAGRLVQRVHQVNHKFIMGKGKLAELEILCLQGNATMIIFDGELSPAQLRNLTEVTERKVIDRTQLILDIFAQHATTRAGKLQVEMAQLQYALPRLVGKNRAMDRLMGGIGGRGPGETKLETDRRKVRDRIARFKKELTLLRKQRAYARDRRNKARVPVAALVGYTNAGKSTTLNALTNSTVLAENKLFATLDPTTRRLRFPEERELILTDTVGFIRNLPKELREAFRATLEELEAADLLLHVADAGHSELEKQISAVERILEDMDLHEIPTILILNKWDTLDEEQQENLTHMYPKAIRIAAKTRLGLDKLSKVIIDRIDWERGLVS; via the coding sequence TTGAAATCTCTCCAGCGGCTTTTTGCCCGCCGTTATCCAGTAAAAGAGGGATACACATCCGAACAGGCACACGAGCTTGCGGCTCTTTCCCGCAGCGTTGGTAGACAGATCGCATTACTTATCGATCGCCAAGGCAAACCTCAGATGGTTCTGGTGGGTGACACCGGCGCTATCTACATTCCGGAACTTCCTCGTGCCCGTTCCAGTAGCGACCGTTTGCGCGGTCTGCGTCTTGTTCACACCCACCTGCAAGATACACTTCTTTCGCAGGAAGACTTGATGGATATGCTCTTCTTGCGTCTGGATTCTGTTTCTGTGCTAACAGTTGACGGCATGGGTGCTCCTGTCTCTTTCCAGTCCGCTCATATTCTTCCAGTCCCTTCAGCGGATGGTACTTCGTACAATGTGCACGACGCTACTTCGTGGGATAAAGTCGATATTGATTTTGAATCGCAGACTGAAGCGCTTGAAGAGGAACTTGCCCGAACAGCCGAAAGTGCTCGCAAGCATGCAGGTGCAGAACATGCGGTACTTGTCAGCGTAAGTACTCAGCCAAAAGAAGTGCAGGAGTCTTACCTGAATGAACTGGCAGATCTTGCTGATACCGCTGGCGTTTCTGTTGCGGGTAGACTTGTTCAGCGCGTACATCAGGTGAATCACAAATTTATTATGGGTAAAGGTAAGCTTGCAGAGCTTGAAATCCTTTGCCTGCAGGGTAATGCTACCATGATTATCTTTGATGGTGAGCTTTCTCCTGCACAGCTGCGAAACCTTACAGAAGTAACTGAGAGAAAGGTTATCGATAGGACCCAGCTGATTCTCGATATTTTTGCGCAGCACGCTACAACGCGTGCCGGTAAATTGCAGGTCGAAATGGCGCAGTTACAGTATGCGCTGCCACGTTTGGTCGGTAAAAACCGTGCAATGGACAGGTTGATGGGTGGTATCGGTGGTCGAGGACCTGGTGAAACCAAGCTTGAAACTGACCGTCGTAAGGTGCGTGACCGTATTGCCCGTTTTAAAAAGGAATTGACCTTGTTGCGTAAGCAGCGAGCCTATGCTCGTGATCGCAGAAACAAGGCACGAGTGCCTGTTGCAGCGCTTGTTGGCTATACAAACGCGGGTAAGTCTACCACGCTTAACGCATTGACTAACTCAACAGTGCTTGCGGAAAACAAACTGTTCGCAACTCTTGATCCTACAACCCGCCGTCTTCGTTTCCCAGAAGAGCGCGAGCTTATTTTGACTGATACCGTAGGTTTTATCCGAAATCTTCCGAAAGAACTACGCGAAGCTTTTCGTGCAACGCTTGAAGAGCTTGAAGCCGCAGATTTGCTATTGCATGTGGCAGATGCTGGGCATTCTGAGCTCGAAAAACAAATTTCCGCTGTTGAACGTATCCTTGAAGATATGGATCTGCATGAAATCCCTACTATACTGATTTTGAACAAGTGGGATACGCTTGATGAAGAACAGCAGGAAAATTTGACACATATGTATCCAAAAGCAATTCGTATTGCTGCAAAAACTCGATTGGGACTTGATAAACTTTCCAAGGTGATCATTGATCGAATTGACTGGGAACGTGGCTTGGTGAGCTAG